The Deltaproteobacteria bacterium DNA segment CCAAATGCTGAAAGGCTGCTGAAGAATATTGATACCAAGCATCGTTGGTCGTATTAATCAGCACATGGGCCCCATTCGCCACCAACTTACGCGATAATTCTGGAAAAAGATCTTCAAAACAAATCAAAGTAGCCAACAACCAACCTTGGTAATTAATGGATTTGAGGGCATCACCCGGCGACAGGTCCTCCCCTTCACCCGCTAGTTTATCCGCAAAAAAGAAAATTGATTTTAAAGGAATGTATTCCCCAAAAGGCACCAAATGATTTTTATGATAATAATCTAAAGTTCTACCTTGGCGATTGACCAACAAAACCGAATTGAAATTGCGATCAAATTTGCCCACCGCATAATCGTGGATCGAAAGCGTTACCGCTGACAAAAGTAATTCTGCTCGCACAATCGGCAATTCAAAGGGCAACACCTCCATGTCGTAGGCAAGAATATAAGGTGAAGCTGCTTCAGGCCAAAGAATGAGTTGCACATCTTTCTTTTCTAAAACGCCAGTTAGATTTTTAAGAATTTCTAAAACTTCATCGGCTTTTTCTTCGACCCATTTTTCATCTTGGGGAATATTGGGCTGTACGGTTCCCACTTGCAAAGTGCTAAGCGCTTTTTCACGAGAAAGTTGTTTTAAACGAAAATGCCCATAACCCAGCGTGAAGGCCAAGGCTGCTAGCGCACTTACCATGATCCACTTGGCAGCCGCTGTTTTTTTGCCTTGAACTATCAAACAAAGTTGAAAAATAGCTTCATTAACCAGCACGATTAAAAAAGTAATCCCATACACCCCTACTACATCGGCTATTTGCACAAGATGAAGCAAGTTAGCTTGAGTATAACCCAATTGATTCCACGGGAATCCCCCAAAGGGAAAATAATTGCGCAAAAATTCAACCCCCACCCACACCAAAGGCCGAACCAAACTAACCGACACATGAATATGTTCGGCCAATTTTTGACTGAGCCAAAAAATACTGCCCAAATAAAATCCTAAAATTACCCAAAGCCCCAACGACAAAATTAAACTTAAAAATAAGGGCATATTGCCATAAGAATAAAGGGCAATATTAATCCAAAATAACGACGTAGCAAAAAAGACGGTCTGACTTGCCGTGCCATAAAATAGGCACCCTTTCGGCGTCTCCCCTCGCAAAGCCCAAAACAGTGGCACCCAAGCGACAAAGGCTAAAGGTGCCATGTTCGGCAAGGCCACACCTTGAATCATGGTAGGAAAACTAAGGCCTGCGATAATACCACTTAAAAGGGTTAAGGTTATTTTCATAAAGGAAACGAGGCTGGTAAAATTTTAGTTAGGATTTTGCTTTCTTTCTGGCGGAACAATTTAAATTCACGCAGCGATCGCTCATGATCAAGCCCGCTTAAATGCACCA contains these protein-coding regions:
- the lnt gene encoding apolipoprotein N-acyltransferase, translating into MKITLTLLSGIIAGLSFPTMIQGVALPNMAPLAFVAWVPLFWALRGETPKGCLFYGTASQTVFFATSLFWINIALYSYGNMPLFLSLILSLGLWVILGFYLGSIFWLSQKLAEHIHVSVSLVRPLVWVGVEFLRNYFPFGGFPWNQLGYTQANLLHLVQIADVVGVYGITFLIVLVNEAIFQLCLIVQGKKTAAAKWIMVSALAALAFTLGYGHFRLKQLSREKALSTLQVGTVQPNIPQDEKWVEEKADEVLEILKNLTGVLEKKDVQLILWPEAASPYILAYDMEVLPFELPIVRAELLLSAVTLSIHDYAVGKFDRNFNSVLLVNRQGRTLDYYHKNHLVPFGEYIPLKSIFFFADKLAGEGEDLSPGDALKSINYQGWLLATLICFEDLFPELSRKLVANGAHVLINTTNDAWYQYSSAAFQHLAFSQMRAVETRRDVLRSTNTGVSAHIDFTGKILWQSKLYETNVYTTALPMRTGKTLYVQWGDVLPWGCIVILIVVIASGVIPAKAGTHDNERGNPMQSIVLSDSEGSPANEEIPR